In the Coleofasciculus chthonoplastes PCC 7420 genome, one interval contains:
- a CDS encoding PEP-CTERM sorting domain-containing protein has translation MSQRFIKYTQQLSMAAAVGAIAATTLSVNPASAFSITTGGQAKGSPAGIEGLTTNVSNARVITFNEAVDSPFTTVDQIDQKGATYSPGNALVINNGGAFVSQTGAIPYSGPPSGSTNNTSAYLSLPTNNNNGVSQVTITLPTLSNYWGLHWGSMDDASANSPANQIEFLRDGTVLATFTPDDLTALGLDVEAGGGPGNQGLARANPYVNFFSDNSGEWFNGVRLTQLGNNNNIAFESDNHAYRPVPEPLTILGSGLALGFGAIFKKQQSRRR, from the coding sequence ATGAGTCAAAGATTTATAAAGTATACTCAACAATTATCGATGGCGGCTGCAGTAGGAGCAATAGCGGCTACTACATTAAGTGTTAATCCCGCCAGTGCTTTTTCAATTACAACGGGCGGTCAAGCTAAAGGTAGTCCTGCTGGAATTGAAGGGCTGACCACTAATGTATCTAACGCAAGAGTCATCACTTTCAACGAAGCTGTTGACTCTCCGTTTACGACAGTTGATCAAATAGATCAAAAGGGCGCTACTTACTCTCCGGGAAATGCCTTAGTCATCAATAACGGAGGCGCTTTTGTTAGCCAAACAGGAGCTATTCCCTATTCCGGTCCACCTAGCGGTAGTACGAATAACACTTCAGCTTACCTTTCACTTCCTACAAATAATAACAATGGTGTAAGCCAAGTTACCATTACCTTACCTACACTGTCAAACTACTGGGGTTTACACTGGGGTTCAATGGACGATGCAAGTGCCAATAGCCCAGCTAACCAAATTGAATTTTTGCGAGATGGTACAGTCTTAGCGACCTTTACCCCAGATGATTTAACAGCTTTAGGTTTAGATGTAGAAGCCGGAGGCGGTCCTGGTAATCAAGGACTTGCAAGAGCGAATCCCTACGTTAATTTCTTTTCTGATAACTCAGGAGAATGGTTTAACGGAGTAAGACTGACTCAACTGGGTAACAATAATAATATTGCTTTTGAAAGCGACAACCACGCTTATCGTCCAGTTCCCGAACCTCTGACGATTCTAGGTTCCGGCTTGGCTTTAGGATTTGGCGCTATCTTCAAAAAACAACAGTCACGGCGGCGTTAG
- a CDS encoding PEP-CTERM sorting domain-containing protein: MTMNKDASIITTVAATATAMIGVISLSGFTITTGGELKGSPAGSEGLTTSRPGAVVIDFNDAPDLDFTKVGAVNQKGTTYSPEDALVINNGGALVPTKGAVPFSSPTQNNTSAYLSLPTNSQDDGDINQVSIQLPKPSSYWGMHWGSMDSSNQIEFFRGDTRLARFTPDDFVSLGVGPGVGGDNQTEESNNPYINFSAQGSQQWFDRVVLTQQGEDETLAFESDNHAYDAVPEPLTILGSGLALGFGALFKKQQSRRQ, encoded by the coding sequence ATGACAATGAATAAGGATGCATCAATCATCACTACCGTAGCTGCTACAGCAACCGCTATGATCGGGGTTATTTCCCTCAGTGGATTTACGATTACCACGGGCGGTGAACTCAAAGGTAGCCCAGCCGGAAGTGAGGGACTGACGACCAGTAGACCCGGTGCTGTAGTGATTGATTTCAATGACGCGCCTGACCTTGACTTCACAAAGGTTGGTGCGGTTAATCAAAAAGGAACAACCTACTCTCCAGAAGACGCATTAGTGATTAACAACGGTGGCGCACTCGTACCCACAAAAGGAGCAGTCCCCTTTTCCAGTCCCACCCAAAATAATACGTCAGCTTACTTGTCACTACCGACAAATTCTCAGGATGATGGAGACATCAACCAAGTCTCGATTCAGTTACCTAAACCCTCCAGCTATTGGGGGATGCATTGGGGGTCTATGGATTCGAGTAATCAAATTGAATTTTTCCGAGGTGATACCCGTTTAGCCCGGTTTACGCCCGATGATTTTGTCAGTTTGGGAGTGGGTCCTGGCGTTGGGGGGGATAATCAAACAGAGGAGTCTAACAATCCTTATATCAATTTCTCGGCTCAGGGATCACAGCAATGGTTTGATAGAGTAGTGCTGACTCAACAGGGTGAGGATGAAACCCTCGCCTTTGAAAGCGACAACCACGCTTATGATGCAGTACCTGAACCCCTGACGATTCTGGGCTCAGGGCTGGCTTTGGGATTTGGCGCTTTGTTCAAAAAACAACAGTCACGGCGACAGTAG
- a CDS encoding Hsp70 family protein: protein MHVLETIGFDLGHGETAVAKALVESIDPPEMLEVNNKKVQITALGWHPDLGYLVGEQALIQVGVTQLDIAFKQKPNPDLDYRKTIRHFLETYYRLLQKSKQLEGEEKSHFFVGCPSGWSKRDRQDYQTICKAAGIPRLSVVPESRAAFMQAKEAGKLDYDKLKSAVLIIDIGSSTTDFTLVKSLHEIPLDFGSNTLGAFLIDRAIFERTVANYEDTALLKWVFEEYPHHKSRCLLASRKAKEDYFSNEQVYSHPQSFARGFESINEQIYFIPQVNKTVMTEILNQPLTELDGKSWVESFRESVIEAKETLAKQGITPKVILMTGGASRMQFTRQICEEIFPEPATQVRPDPEPERCIALGLARVGRWDLRAEAFKKEVDQRFDSEKLKSIIERHIPELIELLIKPLSQGLIDNAVKPSLQDWRMNKIRTLGDLETRMKQKAEAWIKQDAMGNKGNESARQIVKNQSITWFNSKIQPELSVETDPICQRYQIPRSSLRFEEGIDPDVVNPEISVGDAILADTVLLIVNLVIGGGTVGGIIALILTGHLAWPLLVIYGISVLAAGVEITRSKTQEAIKTKLDIPGWSRQFLLNDNKINSTCEQMKPELENVFREQLIENQETFDELINKVGRELKKALNAKAQEAVILIQ, encoded by the coding sequence ATGCACGTTTTAGAAACCATTGGATTTGATTTAGGACACGGTGAAACAGCCGTGGCTAAAGCGCTAGTGGAGAGCATTGACCCCCCAGAAATGCTGGAGGTGAATAATAAGAAAGTGCAAATTACCGCCTTAGGCTGGCATCCGGATCTGGGTTATTTGGTGGGGGAACAGGCTTTAATCCAAGTGGGTGTAACTCAACTGGATATTGCCTTCAAACAAAAACCGAATCCGGATCTAGATTACCGCAAAACCATTCGCCATTTTCTAGAAACCTATTACAGACTTTTGCAAAAAAGCAAACAACTGGAAGGGGAAGAAAAGAGTCATTTTTTCGTCGGTTGTCCCTCTGGCTGGTCAAAGCGCGATCGCCAGGATTACCAAACCATCTGTAAAGCCGCCGGAATTCCCAGACTCAGCGTAGTTCCGGAATCACGGGCGGCATTTATGCAGGCGAAGGAAGCAGGGAAGCTGGACTATGATAAGCTCAAATCGGCGGTACTGATTATTGATATTGGCTCGTCCACAACCGATTTTACCTTAGTCAAGAGTTTACATGAAATTCCCCTGGATTTTGGCAGTAATACCTTAGGCGCTTTCCTGATTGACCGAGCAATTTTTGAGCGAACTGTGGCGAACTATGAAGATACCGCCCTATTAAAATGGGTGTTTGAAGAATATCCCCATCATAAATCCCGTTGTCTCTTGGCTAGCCGGAAAGCCAAAGAAGATTATTTTTCTAATGAACAAGTCTACAGCCATCCCCAATCCTTTGCCCGGGGCTTTGAATCGATTAACGAACAGATTTATTTTATCCCCCAAGTCAATAAAACCGTTATGACGGAGATATTGAATCAACCATTAACAGAATTGGATGGGAAAAGTTGGGTTGAATCATTTCGGGAATCAGTGATTGAGGCAAAAGAAACCTTAGCGAAACAAGGAATAACCCCCAAAGTGATATTAATGACAGGGGGCGCATCACGGATGCAATTTACCCGTCAGATTTGCGAAGAAATCTTCCCCGAACCCGCCACCCAGGTGCGCCCTGATCCTGAACCCGAACGGTGTATTGCCCTAGGATTAGCCCGAGTTGGACGGTGGGATTTACGGGCGGAAGCGTTTAAAAAAGAAGTGGATCAACGGTTTGATTCTGAGAAACTAAAATCGATTATTGAACGCCATATTCCTGAGTTAATTGAACTGCTGATTAAACCGCTATCTCAGGGGTTAATTGACAACGCGGTTAAACCCAGTTTACAAGACTGGCGCATGAATAAAATCCGGACATTAGGTGACTTGGAAACTCGGATGAAGCAGAAGGCGGAGGCGTGGATTAAACAGGATGCGATGGGGAATAAGGGTAATGAATCCGCCCGACAGATTGTCAAAAATCAATCGATTACCTGGTTTAACAGCAAAATTCAACCCGAATTATCAGTAGAAACTGACCCAATTTGTCAAAGATATCAGATACCCCGAAGTAGTTTACGATTTGAGGAAGGGATTGATCCGGATGTGGTTAACCCCGAAATCTCCGTGGGCGATGCTATCTTGGCGGATACGGTGTTATTAATTGTTAATCTCGTGATTGGTGGGGGAACAGTTGGGGGAATTATTGCCTTGATTTTAACTGGACATTTGGCTTGGCCCCTATTAGTCATTTATGGGATTTCCGTACTGGCGGCTGGTGTAGAAATCACCCGTAGCAAAACCCAGGAAGCGATTAAGACAAAATTAGATATTCCCGGTTGGAGTCGTCAATTTCTGTTGAATGATAATAAGATTAACTCAACGTGCGAACAAATGAAACCGGAGTTAGAGAATGTGTTTCGAGAACAACTAATTGAGAATCAAGAAACCTTTGATGAACTGATTAATAAGGTGGGACGAGAGTTAAAAAAAGCGCTCAATGCAAAGGCGCAAGAGGCGGTAATTTTGATTCAGTAG
- a CDS encoding ribbon-helix-helix domain-containing protein: protein MQTCKIKSDNERQLLVVSKRIHVTIPDYIYETLGQWADNEGRPRASLAAFLIEVAVLEAQKTGQIPPKPEKPDKGR, encoded by the coding sequence GTGCAGACCTGTAAGATTAAAAGCGATAATGAACGTCAACTGTTGGTCGTGAGCAAACGTATTCACGTTACAATTCCCGACTATATTTATGAAACTTTAGGGCAATGGGCAGACAACGAAGGCAGACCCAGAGCGAGTTTGGCTGCCTTTCTGATTGAGGTGGCTGTACTAGAAGCTCAAAAAACCGGACAGATACCACCCAAGCCCGAAAAACCAGATAAAGGTAGATAA
- a CDS encoding AAA family ATPase yields the protein MNSFEHITIEGYRRLFSVQVDMRSLTVMIGANGVGKTSFLEIFSLLAASANGQLQSTISELGGLRDMVTRNQADSLAIALSMSVPDEPPLNYNLKINLKGQFYEIGLETLSQQRDPHAPQPFKYIDSSGLDVKYSTPQERGLLRPNWEHNPLETSLSQVPKMYQQPETLRKRLASCSFYRSWELNVAPKSPVRLPQSLRPATLPGANGEDLVSCLYYLRETDPDRFEIVEDTLSAAFPDFERLSFPPVAAGTLAMTWKDKNFSEPLYMHQLSEGVLRFLWLVTLLQSRDLTAVTLIDEPEVSLHPELLQLLAHVMREAAQRTQLIVTTHSDRLIGFLEPKEVLVCDAEDGLTTLTWADSLDLEKWLEEYSLDQVWAMNLMGGRP from the coding sequence ATGAACTCATTTGAACACATAACCATCGAAGGATACCGTCGCTTGTTTTCTGTACAAGTGGATATGCGCTCACTAACGGTGATGATTGGTGCAAATGGAGTAGGCAAAACGTCGTTTTTAGAGATATTCTCACTCCTAGCCGCGTCAGCAAACGGTCAACTACAATCCACTATTTCCGAATTAGGTGGTCTTCGTGATATGGTGACACGTAACCAGGCGGATAGTTTAGCTATCGCCTTGTCCATGTCTGTTCCCGATGAGCCACCCCTAAACTACAACCTCAAAATAAATCTTAAAGGTCAGTTCTATGAAATTGGTCTGGAAACATTGAGTCAACAGCGTGATCCTCATGCACCGCAACCCTTCAAGTACATTGATTCAAGTGGCTTAGATGTCAAATATTCCACGCCACAGGAACGAGGACTATTGCGACCGAATTGGGAACATAATCCCTTAGAAACATCCCTGTCTCAAGTTCCCAAAATGTATCAACAACCGGAGACATTGAGAAAGCGATTAGCCTCCTGTAGTTTTTACCGATCCTGGGAATTAAATGTAGCTCCTAAAAGTCCCGTTCGTTTGCCTCAATCCCTGCGTCCAGCCACCTTACCTGGAGCCAATGGAGAAGATTTAGTCTCTTGTCTTTATTATCTAAGAGAAACCGATCCTGATCGATTTGAAATCGTAGAAGATACCCTTTCTGCTGCCTTTCCCGATTTTGAACGATTGAGTTTTCCGCCAGTAGCAGCAGGTACTTTGGCAATGACCTGGAAAGATAAAAATTTTTCAGAACCCCTCTATATGCATCAATTATCTGAGGGAGTTTTGCGCTTTTTGTGGTTGGTGACACTCCTACAAAGCCGAGATTTAACCGCTGTAACTCTGATTGATGAACCTGAAGTGAGTTTACATCCAGAGTTGCTCCAATTGCTAGCTCATGTCATGCGAGAAGCTGCTCAACGAACTCAACTTATTGTAACAACTCATTCAGATAGACTCATAGGATTTCTTGAACCCAAAGAAGTATTGGTGTGTGACGCCGAAGATGGGTTAACTACTCTAACGTGGGCAGACTCTTTAGATTTAGAAAAGTGGCTGGAAGAGTATAGTTTAGACCAAGTATGGGCGATGAACTTAATGGGAGGGCGTCCATGA
- a CDS encoding DUF4276 family protein yields MKILKRQVEKLMSGKEAYDAVIALTDVYTDTKGIRDFEDAEDAKKKMREWVGNNPKFYPHAASYEFEAWLLPFWSTIQKLAKHNKSAPSGNPEKVNHDNPPSQRIKEIFELGKSSRSYNKARDAKKILEPNDLMDAIEACSELKAFINTILSLSGGDVIP; encoded by the coding sequence ATGAAGATACTCAAACGTCAGGTTGAAAAACTCATGAGTGGTAAAGAGGCTTATGATGCTGTCATTGCACTGACAGACGTTTATACAGATACCAAAGGGATTAGAGATTTTGAAGATGCAGAAGATGCTAAGAAAAAAATGAGGGAATGGGTGGGAAATAACCCCAAGTTTTATCCCCATGCTGCATCCTATGAATTTGAAGCTTGGCTTTTACCGTTTTGGTCAACTATTCAGAAACTGGCTAAACATAATAAATCTGCTCCCAGTGGCAATCCTGAGAAAGTTAATCATGATAATCCGCCTTCCCAGCGAATTAAAGAAATCTTTGAATTAGGGAAAAGTTCCCGGAGTTATAATAAAGCGCGTGATGCCAAAAAAATCTTAGAGCCAAACGATCTGATGGATGCTATTGAAGCATGTTCTGAATTAAAGGCGTTTATCAATACAATTTTATCTTTGTCGGGAGGAGACGTAATCCCATAA
- the bchB gene encoding ferredoxin:protochlorophyllide reductase (ATP-dependent) subunit B yields MKLAYWMYAGPAHIGTLRVASSFKNVHAIMHAPLGDDYFNVMRSMLERERDYTPVTASIVDRHVLARGSQEKVVDNIVRKDKEVTPDLIVLTPTCTSSILQEDLANFVERAELEANSDVMLADVNHYRVNELQAADRTLEQIVQFYLKKANKKGELPEGKTETPSVNIIGISTLGFHNQHDCTELKRLMADLGIEVNEVIPEGASVHNLKNLPRAWFNLVPYREIGMMAARYLEAEFDMPYVDITPMGVVETARCIRKMQQVLNQQGADVNYEEFINNQTLYVSQAAWFSRSIDCQNLTGKKAVVFGDNTHAAAMTKILAREMGIHVVLAGTYCKYDADWFKEQVSEYCDEILISEDNGEIGDAIARIEPSAIFGTQMERHVGKRLDIPCGVIAAPIHIQDFPIGYKPFMGYEGTNQMADLVYNSFTLGMEDHLLEIFGGHDTKEVITKGISAGSDLNWNKEAQAELNKVPGFVRGKVKRNTEKFARERGFSEISLEVMYAAKESVGA; encoded by the coding sequence ATGAAATTAGCTTACTGGATGTATGCAGGTCCGGCTCACATTGGCACTCTCCGCGTTGCCAGTTCCTTTAAGAATGTCCACGCGATCATGCATGCACCACTGGGCGATGATTATTTTAACGTGATGCGATCGATGCTGGAACGGGAGCGAGATTACACCCCAGTAACCGCCAGTATCGTAGATCGACACGTTTTGGCACGGGGTTCTCAGGAAAAAGTGGTGGATAATATTGTCCGCAAGGATAAGGAAGTCACCCCGGATTTGATTGTATTGACCCCCACCTGCACCTCCAGCATTCTTCAAGAAGATTTGGCTAACTTCGTGGAACGCGCTGAACTTGAAGCCAACAGCGATGTGATGCTGGCAGATGTGAACCACTATCGGGTGAATGAACTTCAAGCTGCCGATCGCACTTTAGAACAAATTGTCCAGTTTTACCTGAAGAAAGCGAACAAGAAAGGAGAATTACCCGAAGGGAAGACGGAAACACCCTCAGTGAACATCATTGGCATTTCCACCCTCGGCTTCCACAACCAGCACGACTGCACCGAATTGAAGCGGTTAATGGCTGATTTGGGGATTGAAGTAAACGAGGTAATCCCAGAAGGCGCATCGGTTCACAATCTCAAGAATTTGCCTCGTGCTTGGTTTAATTTAGTTCCTTATCGGGAAATCGGCATGATGGCGGCGCGTTACCTGGAAGCCGAATTTGACATGCCTTATGTGGATATCACGCCGATGGGAGTCGTGGAAACAGCGCGGTGTATCCGTAAGATGCAGCAGGTACTCAACCAGCAAGGTGCTGATGTCAATTACGAGGAGTTTATTAACAATCAGACGCTGTATGTGTCCCAAGCCGCTTGGTTCTCCCGTTCCATTGACTGTCAGAATTTGACTGGGAAGAAAGCCGTTGTCTTTGGTGACAATACCCACGCGGCGGCGATGACCAAAATTTTGGCACGGGAGATGGGGATTCATGTGGTGCTAGCGGGAACCTACTGCAAGTACGACGCGGACTGGTTTAAGGAACAGGTGAGCGAGTACTGTGACGAGATCCTAATTAGTGAGGATAACGGCGAAATTGGGGATGCGATCGCGCGGATTGAACCCTCGGCTATTTTTGGCACTCAGATGGAACGCCATGTGGGTAAGCGGTTGGATATCCCCTGTGGTGTGATTGCGGCACCAATTCACATCCAAGACTTCCCCATTGGTTATAAACCATTCATGGGTTACGAGGGGACAAATCAAATGGCTGATTTAGTGTACAATTCCTTTACCTTGGGAATGGAAGATCACCTGTTGGAAATCTTCGGTGGTCATGATACAAAGGAAGTAATTACTAAAGGGATTTCCGCTGGTTCTGACTTGAATTGGAATAAAGAAGCGCAAGCGGAATTGAATAAAGTGCCAGGGTTTGTGCGCGGTAAAGTGAAGCGGAATACAGAGAAGTTTGCCCGGGAGCGAGGGTTTAGTGAAATTTCTCTTGAGGTGATGTACGCTGCTAAGGAATCTGTAGGCGCGTAA
- a CDS encoding ParA family protein encodes MQETWQGTLKQEITNYYVSSPQAWVDVNISTSGLLNLTIVSDHFADLSIPQRKEQVLSFLHQLKVPLSPGFLSLYAPQEAESLNLSRPQVVNGSLVYTWQDLALQAANPQNYPQPAQREPRVPRTVTFYSFKGGVGRTTALTHVAWILAMRGRKVVAVDLDLEAPGLSTAFNLNPQPEYGIVDYFYERSYLPEGVEPSISVAKIFGEVRMPNATGRLFVVPAGYLNLDYVSKVDDLRAITVVDSGESLWSVFTREIKEQLQPDIILVDSRTGINQWGALSLLQAADEVIIFLFPNEQNRQGIELLLQSIQALKNISINFVFTPVPDVTETGMSKVRKIWNNLHKNIKNARDINDETNEDETSDSDSDLDESQPELAEPLVVPYLSPIALADSYPVPALVDYYTRIANLIDEETDELKRKSILTGAEHRWEIIESLEFPEVNAADPKQELSLLFQRTTDFERFLDDMNCLIRGRKGTGKTALYWLLLKHKSVAQKLAHGRLDNTVCFSGHGRFHDSRPSRDEFKTIQKELQREEGSWEAFWRAYLLLRLFKEKYFKFPRGKKGAKFNELKAIFRDLPGDRWKYEYTQSLIHLSSDSSLRLIVKDAIDLIDEQAKSKSETLWFLYDDLDEDFPEVGEVRHQALTGLFQLIQACEARRTVAIRFKIFLREDIWTRLNFDNKSHFNGRDILLQWTRIDFLRLALRQAIQSNDFKNLVDRFSPVESIDQASEETIDRALELLWGSRRRRGQKAKYVSRWVYERLTDSSGTTFPRSLSLLLKGSKEQELTYRGQTSIQSPTDRLLRGKSLEIGLKKASEERCNAIKEEYPDLRRFFDHLKGVSALPTREELQTVWQESAQNVLSPFDEFADWLNEIGLAEWRDNEQRYKIADIYVYGFEMIRIGTV; translated from the coding sequence ATGCAGGAGACGTGGCAAGGAACGCTCAAGCAGGAAATTACCAACTACTATGTATCCAGTCCACAGGCATGGGTTGACGTTAATATTTCCACGTCAGGTTTGTTGAATCTGACTATCGTGAGTGATCACTTTGCCGATTTATCTATACCTCAGCGAAAGGAGCAGGTGCTAAGTTTCCTGCACCAATTAAAGGTTCCTTTGTCTCCTGGTTTTTTGTCCCTGTATGCGCCTCAAGAAGCCGAATCGCTTAATCTTTCACGTCCACAGGTTGTTAATGGATCTTTGGTATACACCTGGCAAGATTTAGCGCTACAGGCAGCTAACCCACAAAATTATCCTCAACCTGCTCAACGCGAACCCCGTGTGCCTCGGACAGTGACGTTTTATTCTTTTAAAGGAGGAGTAGGTCGAACGACTGCATTAACTCATGTTGCCTGGATTTTGGCGATGCGGGGTCGCAAAGTTGTTGCTGTTGATTTAGATCTAGAAGCACCAGGTTTAAGTACAGCATTCAACCTAAATCCGCAACCGGAGTATGGAATTGTTGACTATTTTTATGAGCGTTCCTACTTACCAGAGGGAGTGGAACCGAGTATTTCAGTTGCTAAAATATTTGGCGAAGTTAGAATGCCTAATGCCACAGGCAGATTATTCGTCGTTCCCGCTGGTTATCTCAACCTAGATTATGTTTCTAAGGTTGATGATCTGCGAGCTATTACCGTTGTAGACTCGGGAGAAAGTCTTTGGTCGGTTTTCACTCGTGAAATTAAAGAGCAGTTGCAACCTGATATTATCCTGGTCGATTCGCGAACTGGAATTAATCAATGGGGAGCTTTATCATTGCTACAAGCGGCTGACGAGGTGATTATATTCCTATTTCCTAATGAACAAAATCGACAGGGAATTGAACTGCTGCTCCAATCAATTCAGGCACTGAAAAATATATCGATAAATTTTGTTTTTACCCCAGTACCTGATGTAACAGAAACGGGCATGTCTAAAGTCAGAAAAATTTGGAATAATTTGCATAAAAATATCAAGAATGCCAGGGATATCAATGATGAAACAAATGAAGACGAAACGAGTGATAGTGACTCAGATTTAGATGAATCTCAGCCTGAACTAGCCGAACCGCTAGTAGTTCCCTACCTTTCGCCAATTGCTTTGGCTGATAGCTATCCTGTACCAGCGTTGGTAGATTATTATACTCGCATCGCTAATCTAATTGATGAGGAAACTGATGAGCTTAAACGAAAAAGCATTTTAACTGGCGCAGAGCATCGCTGGGAAATTATTGAAAGTCTTGAATTTCCTGAAGTCAACGCTGCTGATCCCAAGCAAGAACTGAGTCTCCTGTTTCAGCGCACTACTGATTTTGAACGATTTTTAGATGATATGAATTGTCTGATTAGGGGTCGGAAAGGAACGGGAAAAACTGCTCTGTATTGGCTTCTACTTAAACATAAAAGTGTTGCTCAAAAACTAGCTCATGGTCGGTTAGATAATACAGTTTGCTTTTCCGGTCATGGTAGATTTCATGATAGCCGCCCATCTCGCGATGAATTCAAAACGATTCAGAAAGAATTACAGAGAGAAGAAGGATCATGGGAAGCTTTTTGGAGAGCTTATTTACTGCTTAGATTATTTAAAGAAAAGTATTTTAAGTTTCCTCGAGGTAAAAAAGGTGCAAAGTTTAATGAGTTGAAAGCAATTTTCAGGGATTTACCCGGAGACAGATGGAAATATGAGTATACTCAAAGTTTGATTCATTTGTCTAGTGATTCAAGTTTACGGCTTATCGTCAAAGATGCAATAGATCTTATTGATGAACAAGCTAAAAGTAAATCTGAAACCCTTTGGTTTCTCTATGATGATTTAGATGAAGATTTTCCTGAAGTTGGTGAGGTAAGACACCAAGCATTGACTGGTTTATTCCAGCTAATCCAAGCTTGTGAAGCACGGAGGACAGTGGCAATTAGATTTAAGATATTCCTGAGAGAAGATATTTGGACTAGACTAAATTTTGATAATAAGAGTCACTTTAATGGACGTGATATTCTCTTACAGTGGACAAGGATCGATTTTCTGCGATTAGCACTTCGACAGGCAATCCAATCAAACGATTTCAAAAACTTAGTTGATCGATTCTCTCCCGTTGAAAGCATAGATCAAGCTAGTGAAGAAACAATTGATCGAGCATTGGAATTGCTTTGGGGAAGTCGTCGAAGACGTGGTCAAAAGGCTAAATATGTATCCAGGTGGGTCTATGAACGTTTAACAGACTCAAGTGGCACTACTTTTCCTCGGAGTTTAAGTTTATTGCTCAAGGGGTCAAAAGAGCAAGAGCTAACCTACAGAGGACAAACATCAATTCAATCGCCTACAGACCGTTTACTTCGAGGAAAGTCATTAGAAATTGGATTGAAAAAAGCATCAGAAGAGCGCTGCAATGCGATTAAAGAGGAATATCCTGATTTGCGGAGATTTTTTGATCATCTCAAAGGTGTTTCAGCTCTACCTACGAGAGAAGAATTGCAAACCGTGTGGCAGGAATCAGCGCAGAATGTCCTATCACCATTTGATGAATTTGCAGATTGGCTGAACGAAATTGGTCTTGCTGAATGGCGTGATAATGAGCAACGCTATAAAATTGCCGATATCTATGTTTACGGTTTCGAGATGATTCGCATAGGTACAGTGTAG
- a CDS encoding glycosyltransferase family 4 protein → MRILFLHSNFPAQFRHLAVTLAQNPRHQVVFGTTRKEGQLPGVAKAIYAPSRQARPETHHYVRPLENAVLQGQAVYRLCEQLKAQGFIPDVVYGHSGWGPTFFIKDSFPKAKLLCYFEWFYHAHGSDADFDPAEPLNADDEARIRIKNAPILIDLYSCDRGFSPTHWQQQQFPPEYRDKITVHHDGIDTKFFQPKPGHKLVLPRLNLNLSHVEELVTYVARGMEPYRGFPQLMETIALLQEKRPHCHAVIVGENRIAYGKSLPDGKTYKDVMLEKFSLDLNRVHFTGLLPYPDYLQVLQASSVHIYLTRPFVLSWSMLEALSTACLVVASNTAPVTEVIQDGVNGLLTDFFSPQAIAERVEEVLNHPNGMAALRVQARKTILERYDLSQLLTQHIQWIEQANTL, encoded by the coding sequence ATGCGAATCTTATTTTTGCATTCCAACTTTCCCGCCCAATTCCGCCACCTCGCTGTTACCTTGGCACAAAACCCGCGTCACCAAGTCGTCTTTGGCACAACCCGCAAAGAGGGTCAATTACCCGGTGTTGCCAAAGCCATCTATGCGCCATCCCGCCAAGCCCGTCCAGAAACCCATCACTATGTCCGCCCCTTGGAAAACGCAGTGCTGCAAGGGCAAGCGGTTTATCGCCTGTGTGAGCAACTCAAAGCCCAAGGGTTTATCCCCGATGTGGTGTATGGTCATTCGGGTTGGGGTCCGACGTTCTTTATCAAAGACAGTTTCCCCAAGGCGAAATTATTATGCTATTTCGAGTGGTTTTATCACGCTCATGGTTCAGACGCCGACTTCGATCCAGCAGAACCCCTCAACGCCGATGATGAAGCCCGGATTCGGATCAAAAACGCGCCGATTCTGATTGATTTATACAGTTGCGATCGCGGATTCTCTCCCACTCATTGGCAGCAGCAACAATTCCCCCCAGAGTATCGGGATAAAATTACGGTACACCATGATGGGATTGACACCAAGTTTTTTCAACCAAAACCAGGACACAAATTAGTCCTGCCTCGATTAAATTTAAACCTATCTCACGTCGAGGAACTTGTCACCTATGTCGCCAGAGGGATGGAACCCTATCGTGGCTTTCCTCAGTTGATGGAAACCATTGCCTTACTGCAAGAAAAACGCCCCCATTGCCATGCGGTTATCGTTGGGGAAAATCGTATCGCCTATGGGAAATCCCTTCCGGATGGCAAAACCTATAAGGATGTCATGCTGGAAAAATTTTCCCTGGATCTCAACCGCGTACATTTTACAGGGTTACTTCCCTATCCAGACTATCTGCAAGTATTACAAGCCTCTTCCGTTCATATTTATTTAACCCGTCCCTTTGTTTTATCCTGGTCAATGTTAGAAGCCTTATCAACAGCGTGTTTAGTGGTGGCGTCGAACACTGCACCTGTAACTGAAGTTATTCAGGATGGGGTTAATGGTTTATTAACCGACTTTTTTTCGCCCCAAGCCATTGCTGAACGGGTGGAAGAAGTGCTGAATCATCCTAACGGTATGGCGGCGCTGCGAGTTCAAGCGCGAAAAACGATTCTGGAGCGTTATGATTTATCTCAATTATTGACGCAGCATATCCAGTGGATAGAACAAGCTAATACGTTATAA